The genomic region GCTAAATAAACGCTCACTTTCTTTTTTTGCGCTTACTTGAGTCGTGCTAATACGTCCTTCTGGGAGTAACACTTCATATTTTGGCGTATCACAAGTTGGGATTACAGGACCCTTAGCCTCTAGCTCAACATCTTGACATCCACTAAAAAACAACAACACCCCAAAAGTCGCACCTAGCGTAAATGTAACCAATCTCATTTCTCACTCCTTACTTAAAAAATAGTTTCTATTGTATCTCTAAAAAGCTTAAGATTCTAAAGGAATGTTCCAAATAAAAAAAAGCAATCAAAAGCCCTCTTTTATCTCATCTAGCACTTTTTGTGCGTGTCCTTTGGCTTTGACATTGTAATATGCTTTAGCGATTTTGCCCTCTGTATCGATAATAAAGCTTGAGCGTATGATTCCCATTACTTTTTTTCCATACATAAGTTTTTCACCATACGCACCATAGCTTGTAGCGATTTGTTTGTCAGGATCGCTTAAAAGTGTGATTTTAAGGTTTTGTTTTGCGATGAAGTTTTGATGACTTTTTTGACTATCAGGACTTACACCAAGTATCACATAGTTGAGATTCTCAAACTCCTCTAAAAGCGCGCTAAAGTCCTGCGCTTCAGTCGTACAACCGGGCGTATTATCCTTTGGATAAAAATACAGCACAACATTTTTTCCTGCAAAATCACTCAAATTCACTTCAAGCCCAAAGCTATCTTGCGCGCAAAAAGCAGGCGCAAGGTTTCCAGATTCCAGCTTTGCCATAAATCCTCCTTTTTAAAATTTATTTATACAGAATCTGCACTTTTTACAAAATATAGCGCGCTAAATCGACATTTTCTACAAGCTCGCCGAGCTTTTCTCGCACCATTTGTGCAGTGACTACCACTTCCTTGCCTATGTAGTCTTCACACTCAAAGCTAATATCCTCCAACACGCGCTCTATTGTCGTGTGCAACCTACGCGCGCCAATATCTTCTGTCTTTTCATTTGCGTGAAATGACAGCCTCGCAAGCTCTCTAATTGCCTCATCTTCGAACTCTAGCGTAATATATTCAGTTTGCAAAAGCAATTGGTATTGACGGATAATGGAGCTTTTTACCTGCGTGAGAATCTTATAAAGGCTCTCTTGTGTGAGATTTTCTAGCTCCACGCGCAAGGGAAAGCGCCCTTGC from Helicobacter himalayensis harbors:
- the bcp gene encoding thioredoxin-dependent thiol peroxidase; the protein is MAKLESGNLAPAFCAQDSFGLEVNLSDFAGKNVVLYFYPKDNTPGCTTEAQDFSALLEEFENLNYVILGVSPDSQKSHQNFIAKQNLKITLLSDPDKQIATSYGAYGEKLMYGKKVMGIIRSSFIIDTEGKIAKAYYNVKAKGHAQKVLDEIKEGF